Proteins co-encoded in one Coraliomargarita parva genomic window:
- a CDS encoding YhcH/YjgK/YiaL family protein, whose amino-acid sequence MACMIVDHIQHWQSYSLGEAWEKAFAFLEGLGPDAEEREYPIDGDTLFARVMSYETKEDSAPNAVLEAHREFADIQMSLVNAERIAVYPTHELTTKTPYSEEKDAEFFQYEAPAALQLSMRPGTFALLLPQDAHMPGLHPEDATVTVKKVVVKVALDRLEL is encoded by the coding sequence ATGGCCTGCATGATCGTTGACCATATTCAGCACTGGCAGTCGTATTCACTCGGTGAGGCTTGGGAAAAGGCCTTCGCCTTTCTTGAAGGCCTCGGGCCGGATGCGGAGGAGCGCGAGTATCCAATTGACGGAGACACGCTGTTTGCCCGCGTCATGTCCTACGAGACGAAGGAAGACAGCGCGCCGAACGCCGTGCTCGAAGCGCACCGGGAATTTGCGGATATCCAGATGTCCTTGGTCAATGCCGAGCGGATCGCGGTCTATCCGACCCACGAGCTCACCACCAAGACCCCGTATTCAGAGGAGAAGGACGCCGAGTTTTTTCAGTATGAAGCACCGGCCGCCTTGCAACTGAGCATGCGTCCGGGCACTTTTGCGCTGCTGCTGCCCCAGGATGCCCATATGCCCGGTTTGCACCCGGAGGATGCCACGGTGACCGTGAAAAAGGTCGTCGTGAAAGTCGCTCTGGACCGGCTGGAGCTATAG
- a CDS encoding MFS transporter has product MPPWVEVAYRKVTGGNQSSASNGISEDAAKVVAPNFFIQVLASVATKTGDQLLSPRLVLTWLLASIHAPAAAVSLLVPVREAFALLPQVLVGAQVQRSAIRKWYWVGGSICQGLCVFGIVWVATQTSSPDMAGWACLALLGLFSGARVFNSISGKDLMGKTLPKRQRGIAGGTASAVAGGSTLVVALYFMTLEQAKTDPADIARILQLAGSFWFVGAVLFRRLREFPSPEVDTDQAIWQQAFAGFDQLRSNRDFRNFVAARTGLIGNALVLPLIVLDVFKSSEGRGFVLGALMAASGLAALCSGFIWGKLADRSSRRVLVSVGLGGAGIALAAILVRTLSPAGPLQTVLLGIAFFLFAIIHQGTRIARKTYLIDLAHADDRATLVAVSNTVIGINLLLVGACIGYLTQIDPRWAIAGCAAFSLMGGLLAMLLPEVEAIPDT; this is encoded by the coding sequence ATGCCCCCTTGGGTTGAAGTCGCTTACCGGAAAGTAACCGGCGGAAATCAAAGTTCCGCATCGAACGGGATCAGTGAAGACGCGGCAAAAGTCGTCGCACCCAATTTCTTCATCCAGGTGCTGGCTTCGGTGGCAACCAAGACCGGCGACCAACTGCTGAGCCCGCGACTGGTACTGACCTGGCTCCTCGCCAGCATCCACGCGCCGGCCGCCGCCGTCAGCTTGCTGGTTCCCGTCCGTGAAGCCTTTGCCCTGCTGCCTCAAGTTCTGGTCGGTGCCCAAGTGCAACGGAGCGCCATCCGCAAGTGGTATTGGGTCGGCGGCAGTATTTGCCAGGGACTCTGCGTCTTCGGCATCGTCTGGGTCGCCACCCAAACTTCGTCCCCGGACATGGCGGGCTGGGCCTGCCTGGCCCTACTCGGCTTGTTCAGCGGCGCGCGGGTCTTTAACTCGATCAGCGGCAAGGACCTGATGGGCAAAACCCTGCCGAAGCGTCAACGCGGCATCGCCGGGGGTACCGCCAGCGCTGTCGCCGGCGGCAGCACACTGGTAGTCGCCCTGTACTTCATGACCCTGGAACAGGCCAAGACCGATCCGGCGGATATTGCCCGCATTCTCCAGCTCGCCGGCAGCTTCTGGTTCGTCGGCGCCGTCCTCTTCCGGCGCTTACGCGAGTTTCCCAGCCCGGAGGTCGATACGGACCAGGCCATCTGGCAACAAGCCTTTGCCGGCTTTGACCAGCTCCGATCGAACCGCGACTTCCGCAATTTTGTCGCGGCCCGCACCGGCCTCATCGGCAATGCGCTGGTGCTGCCATTGATCGTGCTCGATGTCTTCAAGAGCAGCGAAGGTCGCGGCTTCGTGCTGGGTGCACTGATGGCGGCAAGCGGCTTGGCCGCCCTCTGCAGCGGCTTCATCTGGGGCAAACTGGCTGACCGTTCCAGCCGGCGTGTCCTCGTCTCCGTCGGCCTCGGCGGGGCAGGCATCGCGCTGGCCGCCATTCTGGTGCGCACGCTCAGCCCGGCCGGTCCCCTCCAAACCGTCTTGCTCGGCATTGCCTTCTTTCTCTTCGCTATCATCCACCAAGGCACACGGATCGCCCGGAAGACCTATCTCATCGATCTGGCCCATGCGGACGACCGCGCCACCTTGGTGGCCGTAAGCAACACGGTCATTGGCATCAACCTGCTGTTGGTCGGTGCCTGCATCGGTTACCTCACCCAGATCGATCCGAGGTGGGCCATCGCCGGCTGTGCCGCCTTCAGCCTGATGGGAGGATTGCTGGCAATGCTCCTGCCGGAAGTCGAAGCGATCCCCGACACTTAA
- a CDS encoding alpha/beta hydrolase encodes MRTWIPLSFIHILILAALANLAAAQETPASAYGKISKDIPYKDTSERNVLDVYYPASGEGPRPTHIYLHGGGWTGGGKGVGGKMKAVFDPLAEAGFIGISVEYRLVKKGSGPYMRTCVVDCMDAIRYIFTHAEELGVDTDNIFVWGGSAGGHLSLLCATAPSGTFPGDLPDPEGGIHFKAVAAWYPPTDMLLYEDISVEYNHKLRDLSQRIGRTVEDDPVAFIEISPLAHLTKKDPPVRIFHGDSDPTVNIQHSIRFDEKAEKLGVPCELITVKNANHGFGSGNGQPIEPGIDVITKGTAGFFIEHCSKPSAD; translated from the coding sequence ATGCGCACATGGATCCCCCTTTCCTTCATCCACATATTGATTCTTGCGGCACTGGCCAACTTGGCCGCGGCACAAGAGACGCCGGCTTCAGCTTACGGCAAGATCAGTAAGGACATTCCCTACAAGGATACGAGCGAGCGCAACGTGCTCGACGTCTACTACCCGGCGAGCGGTGAAGGCCCGCGGCCCACCCACATCTACCTCCACGGGGGCGGCTGGACCGGCGGCGGCAAAGGTGTCGGCGGCAAGATGAAGGCGGTGTTCGACCCCCTGGCTGAAGCCGGCTTTATCGGGATCTCGGTCGAGTACCGCTTGGTCAAAAAAGGGAGCGGCCCCTACATGCGCACCTGCGTAGTCGATTGCATGGACGCGATCCGCTACATCTTCACCCACGCCGAAGAACTCGGAGTGGATACGGACAACATATTCGTCTGGGGCGGCTCCGCCGGCGGCCACCTCAGCCTGCTCTGTGCGACCGCCCCCTCCGGCACCTTCCCCGGAGACCTGCCGGATCCGGAGGGCGGTATCCATTTCAAGGCGGTCGCGGCTTGGTATCCGCCGACCGACATGCTGCTCTACGAGGATATTTCGGTCGAGTACAACCACAAGCTCCGCGACCTCAGTCAGCGTATCGGCCGCACGGTCGAGGACGATCCGGTCGCCTTCATCGAAATCAGCCCGCTCGCCCATTTGACCAAGAAGGACCCTCCCGTCCGTATTTTCCACGGGGATTCGGACCCGACGGTCAACATCCAACACTCGATCCGGTTTGACGAAAAGGCGGAAAAACTCGGCGTGCCCTGCGAGTTGATCACGGTCAAGAACGCCAATCACGGATTCGGCAGCGGCAACGGCCAGCCGATTGAACCGGGCATCGACGTCATCACGAAAGGCACTGCGGGATTCTTTATCGAACATTGCTCAAAGCCCTCAGCGGACTAA
- a CDS encoding cytochrome b, with amino-acid sequence MNKTSLRKWLAERFDREGLKSLFEKQLRKPLPKNIGWFHTLGSLSLFLFLSQCITGVLLLVYYRATVNEAFESVKYIVTEAYMGWLIRQVHAWGANLMVVAVFLHMLRTYVTGSYKKPRELTWVSGVGLLVFTLAFGFTGYLLPWNQVAFWATTVGTEVAGSIPFVGDWIKTFLRGGTDVGGETLSRFFVVHVIVLPWLLFFLIAFHLSLVRLQGIATMQPHAKERLLSKSKGIPFFPHHVTKEAVVLFFLLGILISLAVLVPFDLGEKANPLETPHAIKPEWYFLPMYQAIKYFPEWVGILMLGLAPLALLLWPFLDRNPERHPRKRPIAMALAFVIVLSLLVFGILGYLSESRQSFLGRTYEFDIYGIPHAVPDDTSDASD; translated from the coding sequence ATGAACAAAACATCCCTAAGAAAATGGTTGGCCGAGCGCTTCGACCGAGAGGGGCTGAAAAGCCTCTTCGAAAAGCAGCTACGGAAGCCTCTGCCGAAAAACATTGGCTGGTTTCATACGCTCGGCAGCCTGTCCCTGTTCCTCTTTCTCAGCCAGTGCATCACCGGCGTGCTTCTACTGGTTTACTACCGGGCCACGGTCAACGAAGCCTTCGAAAGCGTGAAATACATCGTGACCGAGGCTTACATGGGCTGGTTGATCCGACAGGTGCATGCCTGGGGCGCCAACCTGATGGTCGTCGCGGTTTTCCTGCACATGCTGAGGACTTATGTGACGGGCTCCTACAAGAAACCCAGAGAGCTCACCTGGGTCTCCGGCGTCGGACTACTCGTCTTCACCCTCGCATTCGGATTTACCGGTTATCTCCTGCCATGGAACCAAGTGGCCTTTTGGGCGACGACCGTGGGAACCGAAGTCGCCGGTTCGATTCCATTCGTCGGCGACTGGATCAAGACCTTCCTCAGGGGAGGCACCGATGTCGGCGGCGAAACACTCTCACGTTTCTTTGTCGTCCACGTCATCGTACTCCCCTGGCTGCTCTTCTTCTTGATCGCCTTTCACCTGTCTCTGGTCCGGTTGCAGGGTATCGCAACCATGCAGCCACATGCAAAAGAACGACTGCTTTCGAAATCAAAGGGCATCCCCTTCTTTCCCCATCATGTCACAAAGGAAGCGGTGGTCTTGTTTTTCCTGCTGGGGATACTGATCTCTTTGGCGGTACTGGTTCCCTTCGATCTGGGCGAGAAAGCGAATCCGCTCGAAACACCCCATGCCATCAAACCCGAATGGTATTTTCTCCCGATGTACCAGGCGATCAAATACTTCCCGGAGTGGGTGGGGATACTCATGCTGGGCTTGGCTCCGCTTGCCCTGTTGCTTTGGCCCTTTCTCGACAGGAACCCCGAACGCCACCCGAGGAAACGCCCGATTGCCATGGCATTGGCCTTCGTGATCGTACTCTCCCTGCTCGTCTTCGGCATACTGGGCTACTTGTCCGAATCGAGACAAAGCTTTTTAGGGCGCACTTACGAATTCGACATCTACGGAATACCCCATGCCGTACCTGACGATACTTCAGATGCTTCCGACTGA
- a CDS encoding ubiquinol-cytochrome c reductase iron-sulfur subunit produces MNEPVKESETTPKKQSRRQFLTIFVQGGIFATLAGMLIPALVYLWPVTKQGPSGGMREIGRLDDIPVGGAKKIVVDGSALLLLRTTEGVRAFSAICPHLGCLVNWDGKNAQIVCPCHAGIFDTNGQVVSGPPPRGLKAYEVILKDDRIFLKV; encoded by the coding sequence ATGAACGAACCGGTAAAAGAATCGGAGACGACACCGAAGAAACAGTCCCGGCGTCAGTTCCTCACGATCTTTGTCCAAGGCGGCATCTTCGCGACCCTGGCCGGCATGCTCATTCCCGCATTGGTCTATCTCTGGCCGGTCACCAAACAAGGTCCATCCGGTGGCATGCGGGAGATCGGCCGTCTCGATGACATCCCGGTCGGCGGCGCGAAGAAAATCGTGGTGGACGGCAGTGCCCTGCTCTTGCTCCGTACCACCGAGGGGGTCCGGGCATTTTCGGCGATCTGCCCCCACCTCGGATGCCTCGTCAATTGGGACGGTAAAAACGCCCAAATCGTCTGTCCCTGCCATGCCGGTATTTTCGACACCAATGGACAGGTCGTATCAGGCCCCCCGCCCCGCGGTTTGAAGGCTTATGAGGTCATCCTCAAAGACGACCGGATCTTTCTGAAAGTCTAA
- a CDS encoding cytochrome c3 family protein, producing MEQSVHSRAGVYCNSCHGGDPNEFFQEDAMDPAKGYIGIPSKPQTVKLCGTCHADVEAMNFYGIPTDQLARYKTSRHGQALLEHGDNKVAACTDCHGSHDIIKVDAPNSPVHPLNLPETCNQCHGSRELMDTYGLPSDTLKRYRNSVHGIALYEKKDLSVAHCARCHGSHGAVPPGVREVSSTCGKCHPNEREFFRMSTHAGITDASRFNECVSCHGHHEVQAPGPALYDTSCIHCHDSDSAAFHNGQDIKQLFLQASGAANDTAALIRKASIEGLFVENEAALLEQLHSKLLEMEPSQHSLSLEKLGTYHATILDTAKTAQAGIEKKYRWLWWRKAALIPIWIFIASMMTALWTLHKRLKDRHEEDPD from the coding sequence ATGGAACAAAGCGTCCACTCCCGTGCGGGGGTTTATTGCAATAGCTGCCATGGAGGCGACCCGAATGAGTTTTTCCAGGAGGACGCCATGGACCCCGCCAAAGGATACATCGGCATCCCCTCAAAGCCCCAAACCGTAAAATTGTGCGGGACATGCCATGCCGATGTGGAAGCCATGAATTTCTATGGCATTCCGACCGATCAGCTGGCCCGTTACAAGACCAGCCGTCATGGTCAGGCACTCCTGGAGCACGGTGACAACAAGGTCGCCGCCTGTACGGACTGTCACGGATCCCACGACATTATTAAAGTCGACGCCCCCAACAGCCCCGTGCATCCGCTGAATCTACCCGAAACCTGCAATCAATGCCATGGCAGCAGGGAGCTCATGGATACCTACGGACTGCCTTCCGACACCCTGAAACGCTACCGCAACAGCGTCCACGGAATTGCGCTTTACGAAAAGAAGGACCTCAGTGTGGCCCACTGCGCCCGTTGCCACGGCAGTCATGGCGCCGTGCCCCCAGGGGTCAGGGAAGTATCCTCAACCTGCGGCAAATGCCACCCGAACGAGCGGGAATTTTTCCGCATGAGCACACATGCAGGGATCACCGACGCTTCCCGCTTTAACGAATGCGTCTCCTGCCACGGGCACCACGAGGTCCAAGCACCCGGCCCGGCACTCTACGACACCAGCTGTATACATTGCCATGACAGTGACTCGGCCGCTTTCCACAACGGCCAGGACATCAAACAACTCTTCCTGCAAGCTTCGGGCGCCGCCAACGACACTGCGGCACTGATACGCAAGGCCTCCATCGAAGGTTTGTTTGTGGAGAACGAGGCGGCATTACTGGAACAGCTCCACAGCAAACTACTCGAGATGGAACCGAGCCAGCACAGCTTGTCACTGGAGAAACTCGGGACGTATCACGCCACGATCCTCGACACCGCGAAGACCGCCCAGGCTGGAATCGAGAAGAAGTACCGATGGCTTTGGTGGCGGAAAGCCGCCCTGATCCCGATCTGGATCTTCATCGCATCAATGATGACCGCCTTGTGGACCTTGCACAAGCGCCTGAAAGACAGGCACGAGGAAGATCCGGACTAA
- the argS gene encoding arginine--tRNA ligase, with the protein MQVWFNPSTGIENALKQIAANTEGFGPEFVPGVRPADPKFGDFQANGVLGFAKRNKANPRELGQKLIDAAQASGSFDPQMVELSLAGPGFINFKLTPAFLWQWLQQFSTREDYQGGAGDLKKGRKVVIDYPSANTAKQAHIGHLRPMVIGEAIARLLDFCGADTIRDNHIGDWGTNFGTLIMKIKRDGIDLSNIGDHPLAALDQLYKDGSALEKDEPELRDVSRNELVKLQSGDAENTALWHQIVDISMAAFDKLFAQMGVHVDIALGESFYRDKVERIYEELTQVGLAEESDGALVVWHDEVKKFARDNERPFPFNIRKQDGASNYASTDLATVLYRVEEFKADEVVYLTDARQQDHFQQLFLTTEKWFKAKGYPLPAMSHVWWGTILGEDKKPFKTKSGESIKLQALLDEARDRAFAVVTEKNPDLPEDERIEIATAVGIGALKYADLSSNRTQDYVFSWDRMLSFEGNTAPYLLYAVARINSIFRKAGVDPEAPIEGASQLETDAEQALARKLMGFVNALELTLNDLRPHFLCTYLFELAGAYSSFYNSDKVMVDEADVKARRLLLCARTRTVLKTGLELLAITPLERM; encoded by the coding sequence ATGCAGGTCTGGTTCAATCCATCCACAGGAATCGAAAACGCGCTCAAGCAAATCGCGGCGAACACCGAGGGCTTCGGTCCGGAGTTCGTCCCCGGTGTGCGTCCGGCGGACCCCAAGTTCGGCGACTTCCAAGCCAACGGGGTGCTCGGCTTCGCCAAGCGGAACAAGGCGAACCCGCGCGAGCTGGGCCAGAAGCTGATCGACGCGGCCCAGGCCTCCGGTTCCTTCGACCCGCAAATGGTCGAGCTCTCCCTCGCCGGCCCGGGCTTCATCAATTTCAAACTCACGCCCGCCTTCCTCTGGCAATGGCTGCAGCAGTTCTCCACCCGCGAGGACTACCAGGGCGGCGCCGGCGACCTGAAGAAAGGTCGCAAGGTCGTGATCGACTACCCGAGCGCCAATACCGCCAAACAGGCCCACATCGGACACCTGCGCCCCATGGTGATCGGCGAAGCCATCGCCCGCCTGCTCGATTTCTGCGGCGCCGACACCATCCGCGACAACCACATCGGCGACTGGGGCACCAATTTCGGCACCCTGATCATGAAGATCAAGCGTGACGGGATCGACCTCAGCAACATCGGCGATCACCCGCTGGCCGCACTCGACCAACTCTACAAGGACGGCAGCGCCCTCGAAAAAGACGAACCCGAGCTGCGTGATGTTTCCCGGAACGAGCTGGTCAAGCTGCAGAGCGGCGACGCGGAAAACACCGCCCTCTGGCACCAGATCGTGGACATTTCCATGGCCGCCTTCGACAAGCTCTTCGCCCAGATGGGCGTGCATGTCGACATCGCCCTCGGCGAATCCTTCTACCGCGACAAGGTCGAGCGTATCTACGAGGAACTGACCCAAGTCGGCCTGGCAGAGGAAAGCGACGGCGCCCTCGTGGTCTGGCACGACGAGGTCAAGAAGTTCGCCCGCGACAACGAGCGCCCCTTCCCTTTCAATATCCGCAAGCAGGACGGCGCCTCCAACTACGCTTCCACCGACCTCGCCACCGTCCTTTACCGGGTGGAGGAGTTCAAGGCCGACGAGGTCGTTTACCTGACCGACGCCCGCCAGCAGGACCACTTCCAGCAGCTCTTCCTCACAACCGAGAAATGGTTCAAGGCCAAGGGCTATCCCCTGCCAGCCATGAGCCACGTCTGGTGGGGCACCATCCTTGGCGAGGACAAGAAACCTTTCAAAACCAAGTCCGGCGAGTCGATCAAGCTCCAGGCCCTGCTCGACGAAGCCCGTGACCGCGCCTTTGCGGTGGTCACGGAAAAGAACCCGGACCTGCCGGAAGACGAGCGCATTGAGATCGCCACCGCCGTCGGCATCGGCGCACTCAAGTACGCCGACCTGTCCTCCAACCGCACACAGGACTACGTCTTCAGTTGGGACCGCATGCTCAGCTTCGAGGGCAACACAGCCCCCTACCTGCTCTACGCGGTCGCACGGATCAACAGCATCTTCCGCAAGGCCGGCGTCGACCCCGAGGCCCCCATCGAAGGTGCCAGCCAGCTTGAAACCGATGCCGAGCAGGCCCTCGCCCGGAAACTCATGGGCTTCGTCAACGCACTCGAACTCACGCTCAACGACTTGCGCCCACACTTTCTCTGCACCTATCTCTTCGAACTAGCCGGTGCCTACAGCAGCTTCTACAACTCGGACAAGGTCATGGTCGACGAGGCCGATGTGAAAGCGCGCCGCCTCCTACTTTGCGCACGCACCCGCACCGTACTCAAGACCGGGCTCGAACTGCTCGCGATTACGCCGCTGGAACGGATGTAG